One region of Baekduia soli genomic DNA includes:
- a CDS encoding phytoene desaturase family protein: MLTPVTRVVVIGAGHNGLVAAVHLAAGGLSPLVLEQAPRPGGATRSAARTLPGFVHDDHAAFVPMAVASPAMRELRLEDDGLRWVTPSMVMAHPFEDGTAIALHRDVGATAASLGGRAGSGWERAMGQLLPHATTLVETILAPLPPVAGPLRLGGALRRDGLDWARRMLGSIEALGLEIFAGDRRATAWLSGSAQHSGLPPSTAGSGAFGLVLQVLGHSHGWPVPVGGMGSLVDALLARGAREGSRVRCDARVERIITRGGRLTGVRLVSGEEIAADAVISTLSAGPLVGMLEPGALPARLERRLRSWRYGTGAFKLDYALSGPVPWTAAEPREAAVVHVAGALGALEAAAQDGTHGEVPERPALVVGQQSLVDPSRAPAGHHTLYVYAHVPSRYAMGDEDVAARIEAQLERFAPGFAAAVLGRSLRAPHQTEVENPSMVGGDLGGGTMELDQQLVFRPAPELVRYRTPLKGLYVAGASIHPGGAVHGMSGRGAARALLHDRRLRPWRTRAG, from the coding sequence GTGCTCACGCCCGTGACGCGCGTCGTGGTGATCGGGGCGGGGCACAACGGGCTGGTCGCCGCGGTGCATCTGGCGGCCGGCGGCCTGAGCCCCCTGGTGCTCGAGCAGGCGCCGCGCCCTGGTGGGGCCACGCGCTCCGCGGCACGGACGCTGCCGGGGTTCGTCCACGACGACCACGCCGCCTTCGTTCCGATGGCCGTGGCCTCACCCGCCATGCGCGAGCTGCGGCTGGAGGACGACGGCCTGAGGTGGGTCACCCCGTCGATGGTGATGGCGCATCCCTTCGAGGACGGCACGGCGATCGCCTTGCACCGTGACGTCGGCGCGACCGCCGCATCGCTGGGCGGGCGTGCCGGCTCCGGATGGGAGCGCGCGATGGGCCAGCTGCTGCCGCACGCGACGACGTTGGTCGAGACGATCCTCGCGCCGCTGCCGCCGGTCGCCGGCCCGCTGCGGCTCGGCGGGGCGCTGCGTCGTGATGGCCTGGACTGGGCCCGCCGGATGCTGGGCTCCATCGAAGCGCTGGGGCTGGAGATCTTCGCCGGCGACCGTCGAGCGACCGCGTGGCTGTCGGGCTCGGCCCAGCACTCCGGACTTCCGCCCTCGACGGCGGGAAGCGGAGCGTTCGGCCTGGTCTTGCAGGTGTTGGGCCACAGCCATGGTTGGCCGGTGCCCGTGGGTGGCATGGGCAGCCTCGTCGACGCGCTCCTCGCTCGGGGCGCCCGCGAGGGTTCACGCGTACGCTGCGACGCGCGGGTCGAGCGCATCATCACGCGGGGCGGCCGCCTGACAGGCGTGCGACTGGTCTCGGGTGAGGAGATCGCCGCGGACGCGGTCATCAGCACCCTCAGCGCCGGGCCGCTGGTGGGCATGCTGGAGCCTGGCGCGTTGCCGGCGCGGCTGGAGCGCCGTCTTCGCTCGTGGCGTTACGGGACGGGGGCGTTCAAGCTCGACTACGCGCTGTCCGGCCCGGTGCCATGGACGGCCGCGGAGCCGCGAGAGGCCGCCGTCGTCCACGTCGCCGGTGCCCTCGGCGCGCTCGAGGCTGCTGCGCAGGACGGCACGCACGGGGAGGTGCCCGAGCGTCCTGCGCTCGTCGTGGGCCAGCAGTCGCTGGTCGATCCCAGCCGTGCCCCGGCAGGGCACCACACGTTGTATGTCTACGCGCACGTGCCGTCGCGCTACGCGATGGGAGACGAGGACGTCGCGGCGCGGATCGAGGCTCAGCTCGAGCGCTTCGCACCGGGCTTCGCCGCGGCAGTCCTCGGCCGGTCGCTCCGCGCGCCGCACCAGACCGAGGTCGAGAACCCGAGCATGGTCGGGGGCGACCTCGGGGGCGGGACGATGGAGCTCGATCAGCAGCTCGTCTTCCGCCCCGCGCCGGAGCTCGTCCGCTACCGAACGCCGCTGAAGGGCCTGTACGTCGCCGGTGCCTCGATCCATCCGGGCGGGGCGGTGCACGGCATGAGCGGTCGCGGAGCGGCGCGGGCGCTGCTGCACGACCGTCGGCTGCGACCGTGGCGAACGCGCGCTGGTTGA
- a CDS encoding ferritin-like domain-containing protein: MSDSTNHLYDEIDRQNQHLPASSRRGLIKGTAASLAGMGLFGLMSASAEAKVSTNDANKAENILAVAATAEVLATIVNTVGPEKLGSQLDAVTRRNVQAAAQQEKNHYELLTSKAVGGKEVTKTIYVPDEVFASKENLLKTLVVGDQVFINAYLLGVTVFARQGTLSGSKFARYAAEIMATEAVHRAVALQSLGELGNDRVYAKFAQREEVAGLPTTGAPGFYDIMDAVTVLESAGFGFGKPGSKPGTAYNYDEVAARTPVDPGVNTISIS, translated from the coding sequence ATGAGCGATTCCACCAACCACCTGTACGACGAGATCGACCGCCAGAACCAGCATCTGCCGGCCTCCAGCCGGCGCGGGCTGATCAAGGGCACGGCGGCGTCGCTGGCGGGCATGGGTCTCTTCGGTCTCATGAGCGCCAGCGCCGAGGCGAAGGTGTCCACCAACGACGCCAACAAGGCCGAGAACATCCTGGCCGTGGCGGCCACGGCCGAGGTGCTGGCCACGATCGTCAACACGGTCGGCCCCGAGAAGCTCGGCTCCCAGCTCGACGCGGTCACCCGGCGCAACGTCCAGGCCGCCGCCCAGCAGGAGAAGAACCACTATGAGCTGCTGACCTCCAAGGCCGTCGGCGGCAAGGAGGTCACCAAGACGATCTACGTGCCCGACGAGGTCTTCGCCTCCAAGGAGAACCTGCTGAAGACCCTCGTCGTCGGCGACCAGGTCTTCATCAACGCCTACCTGCTCGGCGTCACCGTGTTCGCGCGCCAGGGCACCCTCTCGGGCTCCAAGTTCGCGCGCTACGCCGCGGAGATCATGGCCACCGAGGCCGTCCACCGCGCCGTCGCGCTGCAGTCGCTGGGCGAGCTGGGCAACGACCGCGTCTACGCGAAGTTCGCCCAGCGCGAGGAGGTCGCCGGCCTGCCGACGACCGGTGCGCCGGGCTTCTACGACATCATGGATGCCGTGACCGTGCTGGAGTCCGCGGGCTTCGGCTTCGGCAAGCCCGGCAGCAAGCCCGGCACCGCCTACAACTACGACGAGGTCGCGGCCCGCACCCCCGTCGACCCCGGCGTCAACACCATCAGCATCTCCTGA